A genomic segment from Pediococcus acidilactici encodes:
- the atpD gene encoding F0F1 ATP synthase subunit beta codes for MSTGKVVQVIGPVIDVQFPLDEEIPTINNALKIKKADGTILVSEVTLELGDGVVRTIAMDGTEGLQRGLEVEDTGDSIKVPVGEETLGRVFNVLGETIDGGKELGPDIKRDPIHRDPPEYDELNPSTEILETGIKVIDLLAPYIRGGKIGLFGGAGVGKTVLIQELIHNIAQEHNGISVFTGVGERTREGNDLYFEMKESGVLDRTAMVYGQMNEPPGARMRVALTGLTIAEHFRDVEGQDVLLFIDNIFRFTQAGSEVSALLGRIPSAVGYQPTLATEMGQLQERITSTKKGSVTSIQAVYVPADDYTDPAPATTFAHLDATTNLERSLTQQGIYPAVDPLASTSTALDPEIVGEEHYEVASEVQHVLQRYKELQDIISILGMDELSDEEKTVVARARRIQLFLSQDFSVAAQFTGLPGHYVKLEDTIAGFKGILEGKYDDLPEEAFRLVGSIDDVVEKAKKLTATED; via the coding sequence ATGAGTACTGGTAAAGTTGTTCAAGTTATCGGACCAGTTATCGACGTTCAATTCCCCCTTGACGAAGAAATCCCAACAATCAATAATGCTTTGAAAATTAAAAAAGCAGACGGTACAATTTTAGTTTCTGAAGTAACGCTTGAGTTAGGTGATGGTGTCGTAAGAACCATCGCTATGGACGGAACGGAAGGGCTACAACGTGGCCTAGAAGTTGAAGATACTGGAGACTCAATTAAAGTACCAGTTGGTGAAGAAACACTTGGTCGTGTTTTTAACGTCTTGGGTGAAACAATTGACGGTGGTAAAGAACTAGGTCCAGATATAAAACGCGATCCAATTCATCGTGATCCACCAGAATATGACGAATTGAATCCAAGTACAGAAATTCTTGAAACAGGGATCAAAGTTATTGACTTGCTTGCTCCATATATTCGGGGTGGTAAGATTGGTCTCTTCGGTGGTGCCGGAGTTGGTAAAACCGTTTTGATTCAGGAATTAATTCATAATATTGCACAAGAACATAATGGTATCTCAGTATTTACTGGGGTTGGAGAACGGACTCGTGAAGGTAACGACTTGTACTTTGAAATGAAAGAGTCTGGAGTTCTTGATCGTACGGCCATGGTATATGGACAAATGAACGAGCCGCCTGGGGCTCGGATGCGGGTTGCCTTGACTGGTTTGACAATTGCGGAACACTTCCGTGATGTTGAAGGCCAAGACGTGTTGTTATTCATTGACAACATTTTCCGCTTTACCCAAGCTGGTTCAGAAGTTTCTGCCTTACTTGGTCGGATTCCTTCAGCCGTTGGTTACCAACCAACCTTGGCTACTGAAATGGGTCAATTACAAGAACGGATCACCTCAACGAAGAAAGGTTCAGTTACCTCGATTCAAGCGGTTTACGTTCCTGCCGATGACTATACTGACCCTGCGCCAGCAACTACTTTCGCGCACTTGGATGCTACAACCAACTTGGAACGTAGCTTAACCCAACAAGGGATTTATCCTGCGGTGGACCCATTAGCTTCAACATCGACAGCTTTGGATCCAGAAATTGTTGGTGAAGAACATTACGAAGTTGCCAGTGAAGTACAACATGTTCTCCAACGTTACAAGGAATTGCAAGACATTATCTCAATCCTTGGAATGGACGAATTGTCTGACGAAGAAAAGACCGTAGTTGCACGTGCACGGCGGATTCAACTCTTCTTGTCACAAGACTTTAGTGTTGCGGCACAATTTACTGGTTTACCAGGACATTACGTCAAATTGGAAGACACCATCGCCGGCTTCAAGGGCATCCTTGAAGGTAAATACGATGACCTTCCAGAAGAAGCATTCCGTTTGGTTGGTTCAATTGACGATGTGGTTGAAAAGGCTAAGAAATTAACTGCTACAGAAGATTAG
- a CDS encoding F0F1 ATP synthase subunit gamma — protein sequence MAISEQDVKRRIDSTKKTSQITTAMQMVSTAKLSQIQKHTVGYQVYAQKVESIVAHLAKSHLMNAGVAGKASSDQAISAADLLVQRPVKKTGYLVITSDRGLVGSYNSSVIKQTNDFMKEHGHDGSDDAIILAVGSTGADFYKNRPQKVGYEYRGVSDVPTFNEVREIVTTVTKMYKDGEFDELYVCYNHFVNRLSNSFHVTKLLPIGGEELVKDGKHETITAEYETEPSPEVLLQEILPQYAESLVYGAILDAKTAEHAASSSAMRTASDNASDLIADLELQYNRARQSAITTEITEITGGQAALE from the coding sequence ATGGCAATATCTGAACAAGATGTTAAGCGGCGAATTGATTCGACTAAGAAAACTAGTCAGATTACGACTGCTATGCAAATGGTTTCAACGGCTAAGTTAAGCCAGATTCAGAAACATACAGTTGGATATCAAGTGTACGCGCAGAAAGTTGAGAGTATTGTTGCTCACCTGGCTAAATCGCATTTAATGAATGCGGGAGTGGCTGGCAAAGCTAGCTCTGATCAGGCAATATCAGCAGCTGATTTATTAGTTCAACGGCCAGTGAAAAAGACCGGATACTTAGTTATTACGTCTGATCGCGGGCTAGTGGGCTCATATAACAGTAGTGTGATTAAGCAAACTAACGATTTCATGAAGGAACACGGTCACGATGGCAGTGATGATGCCATAATTCTTGCGGTCGGGAGCACCGGGGCTGATTTTTATAAAAATCGTCCCCAAAAGGTTGGCTACGAGTACCGCGGAGTAAGTGATGTGCCGACTTTCAATGAAGTTCGAGAAATCGTCACAACCGTCACTAAGATGTATAAAGATGGTGAATTTGATGAACTATACGTTTGCTACAACCACTTTGTAAATCGACTTTCTAACAGCTTCCACGTTACCAAGCTTTTGCCAATTGGCGGTGAAGAGTTGGTAAAGGACGGTAAGCATGAAACGATTACTGCTGAATACGAAACCGAACCATCTCCTGAAGTATTGTTGCAAGAAATCTTGCCACAATATGCCGAGAGTTTGGTTTATGGTGCCATTTTAGATGCAAAGACGGCGGAACACGCTGCTAGTTCATCAGCTATGCGCACCGCTTCTGATAATGCAAGTGATTTAATTGCAGATTTAGAGCTACAGTATAATCGCGCTAGACAAAGTGCTATTACGACTGAAATCACCGAAATTACCGGTGGTCAAGCCGCACTTGAATAA
- the atpA gene encoding F0F1 ATP synthase subunit alpha: protein MSIKAEEISALIKQQLENYQAELNVEETGTVTYVGDGIARAHGLDNALSGELLEFSNGVYGMVQNLESNDVGIVIMGNYDGIHEGDTVKRTGRIMEVPVGDALIGRVVNPLGEPLDGKGAIKTDKTRPVEHKAPGVMQRKSVDQPLQTGIKAIDSLVPIGRGQRELIIGDRKTGKTALAIDTILNQKNEDMICIYVAIGQKESTVRTQVETLRRYGAMDYTIVVSAGPSEPAPLLYLAPYAGAAMGEEFMYNGKHVLIVYDDLSKQADAYRELSLILRRPPGREAYPGDIFYTHSRLLERAAKLSDDLGGGSMTALPFVETKAGDVSAYIPTNVISITDGQVFLDSDYFHSGVRPAIDAGTSVSRVGGDAQIKAMKKVSGTLRLDLASYRELESFAQFGSDLDKATQAKLARGRRTVEVLKQPLHKPLPVEDQVLILYALTHGFLDKVPVDDIQRFQDELFDYVASNNKELTDEIRETKQLPDTEKMDAAIKAFAEHFQPTKEAK from the coding sequence ATGAGCATTAAGGCTGAGGAAATCAGTGCTCTAATCAAACAGCAATTAGAAAACTACCAAGCCGAGCTTAACGTTGAAGAAACGGGTACGGTTACCTACGTTGGTGACGGGATTGCTCGCGCTCATGGCTTAGATAATGCTCTTTCTGGTGAACTTCTCGAATTCTCTAACGGTGTTTATGGAATGGTTCAAAACCTTGAATCAAACGACGTCGGAATTGTTATCATGGGTAACTATGATGGAATTCACGAAGGCGACACCGTTAAGAGAACTGGTCGGATCATGGAAGTTCCAGTAGGAGATGCCTTAATCGGTCGAGTTGTTAACCCATTAGGTGAACCACTTGATGGTAAAGGCGCCATTAAAACTGACAAAACTCGTCCAGTTGAACACAAGGCTCCAGGGGTTATGCAACGGAAATCCGTTGACCAACCTCTCCAAACTGGTATTAAGGCGATTGATTCGTTGGTACCAATTGGCCGTGGTCAACGTGAGTTGATTATCGGGGACCGGAAAACTGGTAAAACTGCTTTAGCAATCGATACAATTTTGAACCAAAAGAACGAAGATATGATTTGTATCTACGTTGCGATTGGACAAAAGGAATCAACTGTACGGACCCAAGTAGAAACGCTTCGGCGTTACGGTGCGATGGATTACACCATCGTGGTTAGTGCGGGTCCTTCTGAACCAGCTCCATTGCTATACCTTGCACCATACGCTGGGGCAGCAATGGGTGAAGAGTTCATGTATAACGGTAAGCACGTATTGATCGTTTATGATGATCTATCAAAACAAGCTGACGCTTACCGTGAGCTTTCTTTGATTCTTCGTCGGCCACCTGGGCGTGAAGCTTACCCTGGGGATATTTTCTATACCCACTCACGTTTGCTAGAACGGGCAGCTAAGTTAAGTGATGACTTGGGCGGTGGTTCAATGACCGCCTTGCCATTCGTTGAAACCAAGGCTGGAGACGTTTCGGCATATATTCCAACTAACGTAATTTCCATCACTGATGGACAAGTCTTCTTGGATAGCGACTACTTCCATTCCGGGGTTCGTCCAGCGATCGACGCTGGTACATCCGTTTCCCGGGTTGGTGGGGACGCGCAAATCAAGGCGATGAAGAAGGTTTCTGGAACGTTACGTCTAGACCTTGCTTCTTACCGCGAATTGGAATCATTTGCTCAATTTGGTTCTGATTTGGATAAGGCAACTCAAGCTAAGCTAGCTCGGGGTCGCCGGACGGTTGAAGTTTTGAAGCAGCCGCTTCACAAACCACTTCCTGTTGAAGACCAAGTGTTGATTCTTTACGCATTGACACACGGTTTCTTGGATAAGGTTCCAGTAGATGATATTCAACGGTTCCAAGATGAACTCTTTGACTACGTTGCAAGCAACAACAAAGAACTCACCGACGAAATCCGTGAAACAAAACAACTTCCAGATACGGAAAAAATGGATGCTGCCATCAAGGCATTTGCAGAACATTTTCAACCAACTAAGGAAGCTAAATAA
- the atpH gene encoding ATP synthase F1 subunit delta, with amino-acid sequence MSLDKTTIAKRYSKALFDVVAEQNQIDQVRDELKQIQQIFDDNEGLGKMLTDKGLKDDQKRSIVELLTKDASKYVGNLIKMAFDYGRMNDLTAIIAEFNRLCDADASVVRAKVISAIPLSDEQLQKMAENFAKRLKVSKVILDSEVDNSIIGGAIIKTDGLIYDGSIQTQINQIRQRLVG; translated from the coding sequence ATGAGTTTAGATAAAACTACAATTGCTAAGCGCTACTCCAAAGCTTTGTTTGACGTGGTCGCTGAACAAAACCAAATTGATCAAGTTCGAGATGAATTAAAGCAAATTCAACAGATCTTTGATGATAACGAAGGATTAGGCAAAATGTTGACCGATAAGGGTTTGAAGGATGATCAAAAGCGTTCGATTGTGGAGCTTTTGACCAAAGATGCTTCAAAGTACGTTGGCAACTTAATAAAAATGGCTTTTGATTACGGTCGGATGAATGATTTGACCGCAATCATCGCTGAGTTTAACCGCTTATGCGATGCTGATGCTTCAGTCGTTCGTGCCAAAGTTATTTCCGCCATTCCATTAAGTGATGAACAACTTCAAAAAATGGCTGAAAATTTTGCTAAACGTTTGAAAGTTAGCAAGGTTATTTTGGATAGTGAAGTCGATAATTCGATTATCGGCGGTGCAATCATTAAAACAGACGGTTTGATCTACGACGGTAGTATTCAAACCCAAATTAATCAAATTAGACAGCGCCTCGTTGGTTAG
- the atpF gene encoding F0F1 ATP synthase subunit B: protein MFSHMILGAAQGSTLYVGDMLFYAILFVVLMALIAKFAWGPVNAMLKERADRISNDIESAEQAKKEAQKLAEQRKEALDNSHAEATTIINNAKNSGAKERELIVGNAQAEAKSLKDKAKQDIEQERADALKSAQDDIASLSIEIASKVIKKELDENSQKELIDSYIEGLGESK, encoded by the coding sequence ATGTTTTCGCACATGATATTAGGAGCGGCACAAGGTAGTACTTTGTACGTTGGCGATATGTTGTTTTATGCGATCCTTTTTGTGGTCTTAATGGCATTAATTGCTAAGTTTGCTTGGGGTCCGGTCAATGCAATGTTAAAAGAACGTGCGGATCGGATTTCTAATGATATCGAATCAGCTGAACAAGCTAAAAAGGAAGCCCAAAAACTTGCTGAACAACGCAAGGAAGCCTTAGACAACTCTCACGCCGAAGCAACTACCATTATTAACAATGCTAAAAATAGTGGTGCTAAGGAACGTGAACTAATTGTCGGTAATGCTCAAGCAGAAGCGAAGTCATTGAAGGACAAAGCTAAACAAGATATTGAACAAGAACGTGCTGACGCACTCAAGAGTGCACAAGACGATATTGCGTCATTATCTATTGAGATTGCTTCCAAAGTTATCAAAAAAGAACTTGATGAAAATAGTCAAAAAGAATTGATTGATTCGTACATTGAAGGTTTAGGTGAGAGTAAATGA
- the atpE gene encoding F0F1 ATP synthase subunit C, translated as MGAIAAGIAMFGAAIGGGIGDGIVIAKMLEGMARQPELSGQLRTTMFIGVGLVEAMPILAFVISLLVMNK; from the coding sequence ATGGGTGCTATTGCAGCTGGAATCGCTATGTTTGGAGCCGCTATTGGTGGTGGTATCGGTGACGGAATCGTTATCGCAAAAATGCTTGAAGGTATGGCTCGTCAACCTGAATTATCAGGTCAATTAAGAACAACCATGTTCATTGGTGTTGGTTTGGTTGAAGCTATGCCAATCTTAGCCTTCGTTATTTCACTTCTTGTAATGAACAAGTAA
- the atpB gene encoding F0F1 ATP synthase subunit A, which translates to MGGESISTFQFLGLTFSTANVISGLVAAIIVFAVVFAFSRNLKLKPTGKQNALEWVIDFTNGILRSSVDETETRNFGLYAFTLFLFIFVANQLGLFLQIAWNDVTYLRSPTADPIVTLTLSLITMMIAHYSGVAKFGFKSYFERTYLSPFKVWLPIGVFTEFIDFLTLGLRIFGVIFAGEMLLKMIGGIAFSGGILNMVIAIPLALIWQGFSVFLGSIQAFVFVTLTTVYISHKVEDE; encoded by the coding sequence GTGGGTGGTGAATCAATTTCAACTTTTCAGTTTCTTGGTCTAACATTTAGTACGGCAAACGTTATTTCAGGATTAGTTGCGGCCATAATCGTTTTTGCGGTTGTGTTTGCCTTTTCCCGGAATTTAAAACTAAAGCCGACTGGTAAACAAAATGCCTTAGAGTGGGTAATTGATTTTACAAATGGAATTTTGCGGAGCTCAGTTGACGAAACGGAAACCCGTAACTTCGGCTTGTATGCATTTACATTGTTCTTATTCATTTTTGTTGCCAATCAGCTTGGGCTGTTTCTACAAATTGCGTGGAACGATGTTACGTATCTAAGAAGCCCGACAGCTGATCCGATTGTCACTTTAACATTATCGTTGATCACAATGATGATAGCGCACTATTCTGGTGTGGCAAAATTTGGCTTCAAATCGTACTTCGAAAGAACGTACTTGTCGCCATTTAAAGTTTGGTTACCGATTGGTGTTTTTACAGAATTCATTGATTTCTTGACCCTTGGGTTACGTATCTTCGGTGTTATTTTCGCTGGTGAAATGTTACTTAAGATGATCGGGGGAATTGCGTTCTCTGGTGGCATCTTAAATATGGTAATCGCCATTCCACTTGCCTTGATTTGGCAAGGATTTTCCGTATTCTTAGGTAGTATTCAAGCGTTCGTATTCGTTACGTTGACAACCGTTTATATTTCTCATAAGGTCGAAGACGAATAA
- a CDS encoding ABC transporter permease has translation MLKLLLRTIKSSLGRFIAISLIIMLGTLIFVGVKATGPSLNDSLQATVVQHRLSDLRIFSDQGFTNAELKAVRRVPGVKVEGMLYQNVLGGKNRDAIALYGYQKDDQQNQLILKQGRVPRTAHEIVLDRQAQLRGGYQIGDYFSFAKNDHLKFQRFRIVGFADSPQYVDHSTRGASNLGTGKIAYFAYVHHSAFQMPAYTGMQIYLPKLQSQKMYSSNYRRAVKQKKDQIRRRLTPQVKKRQRALTSAAMKQINDGRQKLARGQQKLTVAQRVLERQQLTNSPQMQNLKQQEKQLQHQRDRLDQRAQQIKGAAQPTLIYQTRQDLPGFTGYGESSKRIAAIANVFPLFFFLLAGLITFTTVTRMVEEQRGQMGTLKALGYGKSAIVFQYVAYAGLAGLVGSVVGAGLGNQLIPRIVLAMYREYVVDAIRIPLDWRAIGLAALLTLVVTIGAAVLVAMREVRTTPAALLRPRAPRTAHKIILERVPGLWRRLRFFQKISYRNLFRAKLRGLMTILGIAEGTALILTGFGIASSIKEAGNQQFHHLTRYTAVVQAQRPKDLASVQKTVQRTAATQATLPVYMAVVQTTQRQKTVRDVTLTVPKKPQQFNQFVRLRDEQSHRTATLPSDGVLISPKIARILRVKVGGSIKLKTPNQMGARVRVAGVVENYAGNVIYASPQVYHHAFKQAPRFASVLVKTAKQPDNQLTKRWMKDNAKILGINLVADQAEMIQKMTKQLGPIVIIFIALSAMLSFVMLYNLNNINIAERLYELSTIKVLGFYNSEVTLYVARESIILAVVGILAGFGLGNLLTGYVIQQAETNNVIFPLTIKLSAYIIATLLMVMFNLVVVYITHRKLQKIDMVAALKSND, from the coding sequence ATGCTAAAACTATTATTACGGACGATCAAAAGTTCTTTAGGGCGCTTTATTGCAATTAGTCTGATCATTATGTTAGGCACGCTAATCTTCGTGGGGGTGAAGGCTACCGGGCCATCGCTTAACGATTCGCTACAGGCCACCGTGGTGCAACACCGCTTGAGCGACTTGCGAATCTTTTCTGATCAAGGATTTACCAATGCAGAACTGAAGGCCGTTCGCCGGGTGCCGGGCGTTAAGGTGGAAGGGATGCTATACCAAAACGTGCTCGGTGGTAAAAATCGGGATGCAATTGCACTTTACGGTTACCAAAAGGATGACCAACAAAATCAATTGATTTTAAAGCAAGGGCGGGTTCCCCGTACTGCTCACGAAATTGTGTTGGACCGCCAGGCACAGTTACGCGGCGGGTACCAAATTGGCGATTACTTTAGTTTTGCCAAGAATGACCATTTAAAATTCCAACGTTTTCGGATTGTGGGTTTTGCTGACTCTCCGCAATATGTCGACCATTCCACTAGGGGAGCCAGTAATTTAGGAACTGGAAAAATAGCTTACTTTGCGTACGTGCACCATTCGGCGTTTCAAATGCCTGCGTATACTGGAATGCAAATTTATCTTCCTAAACTGCAAAGCCAAAAAATGTATTCCAGCAATTATCGGCGGGCCGTTAAGCAAAAAAAGGACCAAATTCGACGGCGACTAACTCCGCAAGTAAAAAAGCGGCAGCGAGCGTTAACTAGTGCAGCTATGAAGCAAATTAATGACGGAAGGCAAAAATTAGCTCGGGGGCAACAAAAGCTAACCGTTGCCCAACGAGTGCTGGAGCGACAGCAACTGACGAACTCCCCGCAAATGCAAAATTTGAAGCAGCAAGAAAAGCAGTTGCAACATCAACGAGACCGGCTTGACCAACGGGCTCAACAAATTAAAGGGGCGGCACAGCCAACTTTAATTTACCAAACGCGTCAGGATTTACCAGGATTTACGGGGTATGGTGAAAGTTCAAAACGAATTGCAGCCATTGCGAACGTTTTTCCCCTGTTTTTCTTTCTTTTAGCGGGGTTAATCACCTTCACCACCGTAACCCGCATGGTGGAAGAGCAGCGTGGACAAATGGGTACGCTCAAGGCGCTTGGTTATGGAAAGTCCGCAATTGTTTTCCAATACGTGGCCTACGCGGGTTTGGCAGGGCTTGTCGGATCGGTAGTGGGCGCGGGATTAGGTAACCAGCTAATTCCCCGAATCGTATTAGCAATGTATCGAGAATACGTGGTGGATGCCATTAGAATTCCGCTGGATTGGCGCGCAATTGGACTGGCCGCTTTGCTTACACTGGTAGTGACCATCGGGGCGGCCGTCTTAGTTGCAATGCGCGAAGTGCGGACTACTCCAGCCGCGCTACTCCGGCCTCGGGCGCCACGAACTGCGCACAAAATTATTTTAGAACGGGTGCCTGGATTATGGCGTCGGCTCCGTTTTTTTCAAAAAATCAGTTATCGAAACCTATTCCGTGCCAAACTCCGGGGGTTAATGACAATTTTAGGAATTGCGGAGGGCACGGCATTAATCTTGACCGGGTTTGGGATCGCAAGTTCGATTAAGGAAGCCGGCAACCAGCAGTTTCACCACCTTACCCGGTACACTGCGGTAGTGCAGGCTCAACGTCCGAAGGATCTAGCAAGTGTACAAAAAACGGTTCAACGTACCGCCGCCACGCAAGCCACCTTGCCGGTTTACATGGCCGTGGTCCAAACAACTCAACGACAAAAGACCGTTCGGGACGTAACGTTGACCGTCCCGAAAAAGCCGCAGCAGTTTAACCAGTTTGTCCGTCTGCGCGATGAACAAAGTCACCGTACCGCCACTTTACCGAGCGATGGGGTGTTGATTTCACCAAAGATTGCCCGGATCTTGCGGGTAAAAGTTGGAGGCTCAATAAAGTTAAAAACCCCTAATCAAATGGGAGCACGAGTCCGGGTGGCAGGGGTAGTCGAAAATTACGCTGGCAACGTTATTTATGCATCACCACAGGTCTATCACCATGCTTTTAAACAAGCTCCACGCTTTGCGAGCGTTTTAGTTAAGACGGCTAAGCAGCCTGACAACCAGCTTACCAAGCGGTGGATGAAGGACAATGCGAAAATTTTAGGGATTAATTTGGTGGCAGACCAAGCCGAAATGATTCAAAAAATGACCAAGCAACTGGGTCCCATCGTAATAATTTTTATTGCCCTGTCGGCCATGCTTTCGTTTGTGATGCTTTACAATTTGAATAATATTAACATTGCCGAGCGATTGTACGAGCTTTCAACTATTAAAGTCTTGGGATTTTATAATTCAGAGGTTACGCTTTACGTAGCACGGGAGAGCATCATCTTAGCAGTGGTTGGGATCTTAGCGGGATTTGGCTTAGGAAATCTGTTAACGGGCTACGTAATTCAGCAAGCAGAAACTAATAACGTAATTTTTCCACTGACCATTAAACTATCCGCTTATATAATAGCGACTTTATTAATGGTCATGTTTAACCTAGTTGTGGTTTACATTACCCATCGCAAACTCCAAAAAATCGACATGGTAGCGGCTTTGAAGTCCAATGATTAA
- a CDS encoding ABC transporter ATP-binding protein, with protein sequence MAYIEVQHEFKIYQMGDNQIVANRDVNFTVEQGQLAVILGPSGAGKSTVLNMLGGMDSPTKGSICVAGTDIAKFNDRQLTRYRRNDVGFIFQFYNLIPNLTATENVELATALVNDGLDPLTVLKDVGLAVRLDNFPAQLSGGEQQRLAIARALAKNPKLLLCDEPTGALDYQTGKQILQLLHDASRKFKKTVIIITHNSAIAKMADRVIQINDAQVRSVVDNPQPVPVEAIEW encoded by the coding sequence ATGGCTTACATTGAGGTACAACATGAATTTAAAATTTACCAAATGGGTGACAATCAGATTGTAGCTAACCGGGACGTGAATTTTACGGTTGAACAAGGGCAGCTTGCCGTGATTTTAGGACCTAGTGGAGCGGGAAAATCCACGGTTTTAAACATGTTGGGAGGAATGGACAGTCCCACCAAGGGAAGTATCTGCGTAGCGGGGACCGACATTGCCAAATTTAACGACCGGCAGTTAACGCGGTATCGGCGTAACGACGTGGGGTTCATCTTTCAGTTCTATAATCTGATTCCTAATTTGACGGCTACTGAAAATGTAGAGTTAGCCACCGCATTAGTAAACGATGGTTTAGACCCGCTGACCGTATTAAAGGACGTCGGGCTAGCAGTTCGGTTGGACAACTTTCCAGCCCAATTGTCGGGTGGGGAGCAGCAACGTTTAGCGATTGCCCGTGCCTTAGCTAAAAATCCCAAATTATTACTCTGCGACGAACCCACTGGTGCGTTAGATTACCAAACGGGCAAACAAATCTTACAGCTGTTACACGATGCTAGCCGAAAGTTTAAAAAAACGGTCATCATTATCACACACAACTCAGCAATTGCGAAGATGGCGGACCGGGTGATTCAAATTAACGACGCACAGGTACGAAGCGTGGTTGATAACCCGCAACCAGTTCCCGTGGAAGCAATCGAATGGTAG
- the upp gene encoding uracil phosphoribosyltransferase, whose translation MGKFEVLDHPLIQHKLTLIRDKNCSTKEFREIVNEISTLMAYEVSRDMPLEDVEIETPIGKSIQKQISGKKVAIVPILRAGLGMVDGMAELLPVARIGHIGMYRDEETLKPTEYFVKLPSDISDRQVFVVDPMLATGGSAIMAVDALKKRGAKDIRFCSLVAAPEGVKALQEAHPDIDIYTAALDEKLNEDGYIVPGLGDAGDRLFGTK comes from the coding sequence ATGGGGAAGTTTGAAGTTCTCGACCACCCGTTGATTCAACATAAGTTGACGTTGATTAGAGACAAAAATTGTAGTACAAAGGAATTTCGTGAAATAGTTAACGAAATTTCGACATTAATGGCTTATGAAGTTTCACGGGATATGCCGTTAGAAGATGTTGAAATTGAAACACCGATTGGGAAGTCCATTCAAAAACAAATCTCGGGTAAAAAAGTGGCCATCGTGCCGATTTTACGTGCGGGACTAGGAATGGTAGACGGGATGGCTGAATTGCTGCCCGTTGCCCGGATTGGTCATATCGGGATGTACCGCGACGAAGAGACCTTAAAGCCAACCGAATACTTTGTTAAGTTGCCAAGCGACATTAGTGATCGCCAAGTATTCGTAGTTGACCCAATGCTTGCCACCGGTGGTTCAGCAATTATGGCGGTTGATGCGTTGAAGAAGCGTGGCGCTAAGGACATTCGTTTTTGCAGTCTAGTAGCCGCTCCTGAAGGGGTAAAAGCTCTACAAGAAGCTCATCCAGACATCGACATCTATACAGCTGCATTGGATGAAAAACTAAACGAAGACGGATACATCGTCCCTGGATTAGGTGACGCAGGTGACCGTTTGTTTGGAACTAAGTAA